From Bradyrhizobium sp. 4:
CAATCGGCTTGTCCCGCGCGGACGATCTCGGCGAGATCCGGTCCGGTCAGAGCGGGCGTCTCGATCCGGCGCAAATCGCGCGTCGAGGCGCCGGCGCGCTTGAGCAGCACATCGAGCAGCATCTGCGCGCCCGTACCCTGTTGCCGCATCGCCACCTTGGCCCCGAGCGCGAGCACGTCGGAAAGGCCGCGCAGCCGCTTGGGATTGCCCGGCGGCAGCACGAGACCCTGCTCGCGACGCACGAACGCGACCAGCAATGCATCATGCAGGTCCGGAGCGTCACGCAGGACGGTCGCATTGGCGTCGGCGGCAAGATTGCCGTCGGCATCGAGGCTATGGAAGTGCACCGCCACGGCCATCACCTCGTCGCGCTGCAAGCGCTCGAGCCCGCGCGCGCTACCCTCGCTCATCGATCCCAAGCCCGAGCCGGATTCGCGCAGACCCCAATCCAGCAGCTCGTCCTGGCTGCCGCCGACGACCGGCGGCGGCTCCGCGATCAGCATGCCGGCCGGACGCGCCAGTCCGGACAGCACCCAGAGGTCGAGCTCGTGCCGCGGGAAGAGCCACTTTCCGGTCACCTTGGTGCAGGGGATCGCGCCGGTGGTGACGAGTTCGTAAAGCTTGCGTTCGCCGAGCCGAAGATAGTCGGCGGCTTCGCTGGTCGTCAGGAATTCCATCCTGCATTCCTATGCAAATTCTTGCTTCTTTTTGGAGTTCGACGCAGGTGGAATTCTGCATTTCCAGTTTTGTCCGCCACGACCATGCCCGATCATCTCGCTGCTTTGCAACACATCCCCACGCGCGATCTCTGCTTTGGTGAACGATCCTGAATCGCTCGCGCGGAACGGATCTTGCGGCTGTCGCGCGCAACAGCAATTGGCGTGCCGCTCCGCGCGTTGCCGAGATTTCCCGAGTCGTCGGCGCCCGACGCGAAGGGTAAAGTCTGTCGCCGGTAGTGGTTTGACCCGCGCTCTATCTGTTGTTGTCCGCATCCGACGCTGCAACGAGCAAACGCGTCACGAGTGCGGCGCAATCGATCATCATCATGAGCGCGTCATAGCCAGTGGGAACCCGAACATGGCCGTCCGCCGCCTCTCCGTTGCACTCGCGCTTCTCTGCGGCCTTGCCGCAGGCGTTGCGGCGTCATTCGCGGAGGAACGCGAGATCGTGCTGGCCACGACCACAGCGACGCAGGAGTCCGGCCTGCTCGATTACCTGCTGCCGATCTTCCGTGACAAGACCGGCATCGACGTGACCGTGATCGCGCGGCGCGCCGACGAGGTGCTCGAGGGGGCGCGAAGGGGCGAAGTCGACGTCGTGCTGATGCATGCGCGGCCGCAGGAGGAGAAATTCGTGGCCGACGGTTTTGCCGCGAAGCGCTTCGACGTGATGTACAACGACTATGTGCTGATCGGGCCGAAGAGCGATCCCGCCGGCGTCAAGGGCAAGGACATCGCGACCGCGCTGAAGGCGATCGAGGCCAAGGGCGCGCCGTTCGTGACGCGCGGCGACCGCTCGGGCACGCATGCCGCGGAGCTCGCGCTCTGGATCGTCGCCGGCATCGACATCGCCCGCACCAAGGGCGCCTGGTATCGCGAGGCCAAGCAGGACATGGCTTCCGCCCTCGACGCAGCGCGCGTGGCGAACGCCTATGTGCTGTCCGACCGCGGCAGCTGGATCGCTTTTCGGGAGCGCGGCGATCTCGACATCGTGGTCGAAGGCGACAAGCGGCTGCTCAATCAGTACGGCGTGATGCTGGTGAACCCTTTGAAGTTTCCGAACGTGAAGAAGGAGCTGGGGCAAGACTTCGTCGACTGGCTGATCTCGCCCGGCGGGCAGGCGGCGATCGCCGGATACAAGGTCGACGGACAGCAGCTGTTCTTCCCCAACGCGGACAAATCGGGCGGCTGACGTTCGTATCGCCAGCGATTGCCAAACCGGGCGATGCATGGTCCATCATGGCGCATGACCCAGCGCCTGCCGCCATCGCTGACGCCGCTCGACACCGCGCTCGCCGCGTTGCTGACAGGGCTTGATCCGCTCGCGCCGATGGAGTTGCAGCTGATTGAAGCGGCCGGCTGCATCGCGGCGGGCAATCCGCTGCTCCCAGCCCGACCGTCTCGTGACGTCGCTGCCGCGGACGGCTGGGCATTGTGCGCCAATGATCTGGTCGGCGCGTCCTCCTATTCACCGCTGCCTCTCGGAACAGCGCCGGCCTGGGTCGATGCCGGCGAGGCGCTGCCCGCGGGATGCGACTGTGTGCTCGATGCTGACGCGGTCGAGGTGTCTGGTCCGCTCGCCCAGGTGTTGGCGGAGGGCGTGCCGGGGCAGGGCGTCCGGCGCGCTGGAAGTGACATCGACGGACGCACGCCTGCCCCGGCAGAGGGGAATGCGCTTGGTCCTGCCGCTCTGTTGCTCGCGCGTGCCGCCGGACTGGACCGGCTGAGCGTGCGCCGTCCGCGACTGCGCATCATCAATGTACCAGGTGCAACGGTGACCATGCATCTGATTGCGGACATCGCACGCGCCGCAGGACTGGATGTGCAAACGAGCGAGGCCGGTGCGCGCGACGCGGGATCGATCGCGGAGGCGTTGGGGACGCCTACCTGCGATCTCCTGCTAACGATCGGCGGCAGCGGTGTCGGTCGCAAGGATGCAGCGGTCACCGCTCTGGCCCAGCATGGTGACGTGCTCGCCCATGGTCTTGCGCTCCAGCCCGGACGCTCCGCCGCGATCGGGCGGCTCGGAACGATTCCTGTCGTCGCCTTGCCCGGATCACCGGATCACGCGCTCGCGGTCTGGCTCGCGCTCGTGCTGCCGCTCGTCGACCTTCTGTCGGCTCGGCTGCCACGCCGACAGGTAACCTTGCCGCTCGCGCGAAAAATTGCATCCAGCGTCGGCATCGCCGAAATGGTCCTGCTGGCCGAGGAACATCATGCGTGGGTGCCACTTGCGGTAGGAGAATGGCCGCTCCAGGCAATTGCCCGCGCGGATGCATGGCTGCTTGTTCCCGCCAGTCACGAGGGATTTGCAGCGGGCGCGCCGGTCGATGCCTATCTGATGTGGGAATGATATGGGTTTAGCATGACCATGATCCCGCAATCGCAAGTCCGCAGCGCGCTCGAACAGGAACAGTTCCTCAAAATCCTTTCCCGCGAGGAGGCCCTGGCTCGCTTCGAGGGCGCGCTGTTCCCGCGCGCGCTTCTGTGTGAAATGCGCAAACTCGGTGCTGCGCTCGGTGCGTCGCTCGCTGAAGACATCACTGCGCCAATCGACGTACCGCCGTTCGACCGTTCCAATGTCGACGGCTTCGCGGTGCGCTCAGCGGACCTTGCGACAGCCGGCGAAGGCGCGGCGGTTCGCCTTGGATTGAATGGCGAGACTATTCACTGCGGCACCGTACCGGCGCTGCAAGTCGCTGCGGGAACGGCAACGCCGATTGCCACCGGCGGTCCGCTGCCGCGCGGTGCCGATGCCGTGGTCATGGTCGAGCATACTCAGCCGGCGGGATCCGGTGCGATCGACGTCCGGCGCGCGACCTCGCCCGGGCAATTCATATCCTACGCGGGGTCCGATATCGCGCGCGGCGAGGCGCTGCTGCGCGCCGGCACGATCATCGGCTCGCGCGAGGTCGGCATGCTGGCGGCCTGCGGTCTTGCCGAGGTGCGCGTCGTGCGCAAACCTCGTGTTGCCGTGATCTCCACCGGCGATGAACTGGTTCAGCCGGGCGAGGTGCTCGCGCCTGCTGCGATCTACGACACCAACGGCGCGATCGTCACTGCTGCGATCGAGGAGAACGGCGGAGAGGCGGTTTTCCTCGGTGCCATTTCCGACGACGAAGCCCAGCTCGAAGCTGCCATGCGGCGTGCGCTGGCGGACGCCGACATGCTGGTGCTCTCCGGCGGTACGTCGAAAGGCGCGGGCGATCTGTCTCATCGCATCATCGGCCGGCTCGGCCAGCCCGGCATCATCGCGCATGGCATTGCGCTCAAGCCCGGCAAGCCGCTGTGTCTTGCGGTGTGCGACGGCAAGCCGGTGGTGATCCTTCCGGGTTTTCCGACCTCGGCGATGTTCACCTTTCACGACATGATCGTGCCGGTGCTTCGCAAGATGGCCGGACTGCCGCCGCGTTCTGATGCCAGGGTGAGCGCGACCGTGCCGGTGCGCATTGCTTCCGAGCTCGGCCGCACAGAATTCGTCATGGTCTCGCTGGTAGATGGCAAGGACGGCTTGATCGCCTATCCCTCCGGCAAGGGGTCCGGTGCGATCACCTCGTTCGCGCAGGCCGACGGTTTTCTGCGCATCGACGCGCTCGCCGACCAGATGCCGGCCGGGAGCGAAGCCGAAGTGACGCTTTTCACGCCGCATGTGCGGGTGCCCGATCTCGTCATCGTCGGCAGCCATTGCACCGGCCTCGATCTCGTCACGGCGCAACTCGCGCATGCCGGCCTGAGCGTGCGCTCGATCGCGGTCGGCAGTCTCGGCGGACTTGCGGCGGCACGGCGCGGCGAATGCGATCTGGCGCCGATCCATCTGTTCGACGACAAGAGCCAGACCTACAATACGCCTTACCTCGTCGAAGGGCTCGAGCTCGTGCCGGGCTGGCGGCGGATGCAGGGCATCGTGTTTCGCAAGGGCGACAAGCGTTTCGAAGGCCACAGCGCGAAGGACGCCGTCGTCGCGGCGCTCGCTGATTCCTCCTGCATCATGGTCAACCGCAACCAGGGCGCCGGCACGCGCATCCTGATCGACCGGTTGCTTGGTGGTGCGCGCCCGGAAGGCTACTGGAACCAGCCACGCTCGCATAACGCGGTGGCCGCGGCGGTCGCACAGCACCGCGCCGACTGGGGCGTGACCATTGCGCCGGTCGCCCATGCGGTCGGCCTCGGTTTCATTCCGCTCGCGGAGGAACATTATGACTTCGCGTTGGTGACGGCGCGCAAGCAGCGTCCTGCGGTACAGGCCTTTCTCGCCGCCCTCAGCTCGGACGAAGCGCGCGCCGCGCTGGAGCGGGGCGGATTTCGGCCGGCGTAGGCTTGGTTAGGACGCCGCGTCCAGTGCGGCCAGCCGCTCGGCTTCCGCGATGTCCTCGACCGTGTTGGCATTGAAGAACGGATCGAGCGGCTCCGTCGGCCACGTCACGGTCGCGAGCGGATAACGCGCGGTCCAACGGTCAATCTTGCGGAGATCCTCGACCACCAGCGCGTGACGCAGGTCGTCGCGCAAGCCAACCCGCCACAAGCCGATCACCGGATGCGACTGGCCACCTGACGCCGCAACGGCGAGCTCGGCATTCGCCGCGATGCGTTCTTCATGCAAGCGCGCGATCAAATTTCGCGGCAGGAACGGACAGTCGCCGGCGGCACTGAGTACCCATTCCACCTCAGGCCGGTTCGCCGCGGTCCAGTCGAGCGCGGCAAGGATGCCGGCGAGCGGACCGGGAAAGCCGGGCACGTCGTCGGCAACGACCTGCAAACCGAACGGAGCGAAGCGGTCGGGATCGCCGTTGGCATTGAGGATCAGGCCGCTGCATTGCGGCTTCAGGCGTGCGATTACGCGTTCCAGGATGGTGTGGCCGGCGATGGTGCGCATCGGCTTGTCGCCGCCGCCCATACGCCGCGCGAGGCCGCCGGCGAGCAGCACGCCTTGCGTGGTCGGAAAGCTAATCGTCACCACTTTCACCCTTGCGCTTGTGCTTGGCCGATTCCTCCTCGACATAAGCGAGGTTCTGGTCGTAGACGATGCGCTCTGCCCCCGACAGCGCGATGAACCGTTTGCCGCGTGCGCGGCCGACCAGGGTCAAGCCCACCTGCCGGGCGAGATCGACGCCCCAGGCGGTGAAGCCGGAGCGCGACACCAAAATCGGAATTCCCATGCGGACAGTCTTGATCACCATCTCAGAGGTGAGCCGTCCGGTGGTATAAAGGATCTTGTCGGATGCATCGACGCCGTGGCGGTACATCCAGCCTGCGATCTTGTCGACGGCGTTGTGACGGCCGACATCTTCGGTGTAGCAGAGCGGGTCGCCCTCCCTGCACAGCACGCAGCCGTGGATCGCGCCGGCCTCCAGATAGAGCGAGGGCATGGTGTTGATGGTCTGGGTCATCTGGTAGAGCCAGGAGGTACGCAGCTCCGCCTTCGGCAACGCGACGCTCTCGACCGCCTCCAGCAGATCGCCGAAGGCGGTGCCCTGCGCGCAGCCCGATGTCTGCGTGCGCTTCTTCAGCTTGGCTTCGAAATTGGTGTGGTGCTCGGTGCGCACCACCACCACCTGCAGGTCGTCGTCGTATTCGACCTCGGTGACCGCGTCATTATACTTCAGCATATTCTGGTTGAGCAAATAGCCCAGCGCCAGATACTCCGGATAGTCGCCGATCGTCATCATGGTGACGATCTCCTGCGAATTCAGGTAGAGCGTCAGGGGGCGCTCCACCGGCACCTTGATCTCGATCCTGGCGCCGGACTGGTCGGTCCCGGTCACGCTCTCGGTGAGACGCGGGTCGTCCGTGTCAGGGACGATCAGGGGCGTTGGGGCTTTGTCGATTTTCATCATGGCCGCGACGTTAGCATGACATTCGGATCAAGCCGATATAAGCATGCTAGCGAGAGAACGAAATGCCGCCTATTCGTCATTGCGAGCGAAGCGAAGCAATCCAGGCTGCCGCCGTGGATGCATTCCTGGATTGCCTCGCTGCGCTCGCAATGACGGAGGAGAGGGTGGTTCCATCAAGGACCGGGTCGCTCGCGGAGACGGAGCTGGAATGAAAGTCATCGGCCTTGCAGGCTGGAGCGGTGCGGGCAAGACCACGCTGTTGACGCGGCTGATCCCGCATTTCAATGCGCTTGGCTTGCGCGTCTCTGTCATCAAGCATGCGCATCACCAGTTCGACGTCGACGTGCCCGGCAAGGATTCCTGGCGCCATCGCGAGGCCGGCGCGGCCGAGGTGCTGGTTGCTTCGTCAAATCGCTGGGCGCTGATGCACGAATTGCGCGGAGCGCCGGAGCCGCGTCTGCCGGAACTGTTGAGCAAATTGTCGGCCGTCGATCTCGTCGTGGTCGAGGGTTTCAAGCGCGAGCCGCATCGCAAGATCGAGGTGCATCGCGCCGCCAACGACAAGCCGTTGCTGTTTCCCGATGATCCCGGAATTTTCGGGATCGCGGCCGACGTTGCCATTGAAACCCGACTGCCGACCGTCCATCTCGACGATATCGCTGCCGCCGCGGAATTGCTGCTGCGCGCGGCGATGCCGGTCGAGGAAGCGGTCGCGAAAAGCGCTGCGATGCGCTGACGAGGCAGCATGGCGCAACTGTCGGACGATTGTTTTGCCTTCGGCGGACCGATGATGTCGGTCGCCGAGGCCGTTGGCCTGATCACGACGCGCGTCAACGCGATTGTCGATCTCGAAACCGTGGCGCTCATCGATGCAGATGGGCGGGTGCTGGCCCGCGATATCGCGGCGCCGCTGCCGTTGCCGCCCTTCACCAATTCCGCTGTTGACGGCTACGCCGTGCGCAACGCAGATCTTCCGGATAGCGCCGAGCGGGCACTCCCGCTCGACGGCCGCATCCAGGCCGGCGGTCTGGCACTGGCGCCGATCAAGGCTGGCCGCACCGCGCGCATCTTCACCGGCGCGCCGATGCCGCCGGATGCCGAAACCGTTTTCATGCAGGAAGACGTCCGCGTCGACGATGCCGGCCGAATTGTGCTGCCGCCGGGGCTGAAGCCGGGTGCGAATGTCCGCCCTGCGGGAGAGGACATTCCCCAGGGCCACATTGCGCTGCGCGCAGGCCAGCGCTTGCTGCCGCAGCATGTCGCGCTCGCGGCGGCGTTCGGCCTGGTCAGGCTCGACGTCGTCAGGCGTATCCGCGTCGCGGTGTTCTCGACCGGTGATGAACTGGCCTCGCCCGGCGAGCCGCGCGCGGCCTCGCAGCTGTTCGACTCCAACCGCTTCATGCTGATGGCGATGCTGCGCCGGCTCGGCTGCGACGTCAGCGATCTCGGCATTTTGCGCGACGAACGTATCTCGCTTGCGAATGGCCTCAAGCAAGTCGCCGGCACGCACGATCTGATCCTCACCACCGGCGGCGTATCGACCGGGGAAGAGGATCACGTCAAGGCGGCAGTCGAGAGCATCGGCTCGCTGGTGTTGTGGCGGATGGCGATCAAGCCTGGCCGGCCCGTGGCGATGGGCATCATCGAGGGCACGCCGCTGATCGGACTGCCGGGCAATCCCGTCGCGAGTTTCGTCACCTTCGTGCATGTGGTGCGGCCGACGGTGCTGGCGCTTGCGGGCAGCCTGCAGGCGCCGCCGTTGCCGATCCCGGTGCGCGCGGCGTTCACCTACAAGAAGAAGGCGGGGCGTCGCGAATATGTTCGCGCCTCCTTGCGGCGCACGCAGGACGGCGCACTCGAGGCAATCAAGTTTCCACGCGAGGGGGCGGGGCTGTTGTCCTCACTGGTCGACACGGACGGCCTCATCGAGCTCGATGAGGAGGTTACGCGTGTCGAGCCGGGGCAGAGCGTGGGTTTCTTGTCCTATGCCGATTTGCTCTGAGTCTGGGTGCTATGTTGGCGCTGTCCTGGCGTTGACGCCATCGACCCCTCCCGCCATGTTGCGCCGATGACCAGAACGACGCTCGATCTCACCGGATTGAAATGCCCGCTGCCCGCCCTGAAGACGCGCAAAGCGCTGAAGCCGTTGCAGCCGGGCGATCAGCTCGAAGTGTACTGCACCGATCCCCTGTCGGTGATTGACATTCCGAACCTGATCCGAGAGACCGGCGACACGGTGGAGATCACCGAGCGCAACGACGCGCGTATCGTGTTCTTGATTGAGAAGGCCAATCGATCGATAGAAAATTTCAATGGTGCGCCGCCCACTTAGCCGGCGGTCACTCGGTTGATACCTACCTTTTGTCTATCGACATCGATCACCACTTCTGCCCCAATTGAGTTCCTCCGCCGAGACGCGGAGGTCGAGTCTTGCCTGCGATATGCGGAGCAAATGGGCCATCGAAAGAAGCCCGGCCGTGGCGTCGGGCATAGCCCCCGAGGTTAGGGGTTTAACGTCTCGGATGCGCGTGACGATCCTGGCGCGCGTCGATCATTGTGCGGAGCAGCAGGGACAAAGGCTGCGCTGCAGGCTGAGGAACAGGACCGTCGTGGCAGGCCGTTCAGAAGGGCGGCTTCAGGGGAGGAATGCATGTCTACCATCGAGAGCGCTGGAACACTTTCGGGTGCCGGCGCAGGTTTTCTGGATCGCGAGCGGACCATCGCGACCGCCGGGTTCAATCGCTGGCTGGTGCCGCCGGCCGCTTTGTGCATCCATCTCTGCATCGGCATGGCCTACGGCTTCTCGGTGTTCTGGCTGCCGCTGTCGCGCGCGATCGGAGTGACCGCGCCGAAGGCGTGCGCAGACATGTCGCTTTTTCAGGAGCTGTTCACGACCAGCTGCGACTGGAAGGTCGCCAGCATGGGATGGATGTACACACTGTTCTTCGTTGTGCTCGGTCTCTCTGCCGCAATGTGGGGCGGCTGGCTCGAGCGCGTCGGACCGCGCAAGGCAGGCTTTGTCGCCGCGCTGTGCTGGTGCGGCGGCCTCCTACTCGGGGCCATCGGCATCTATCTCCATCAGCTCTGGATCATGTGGCTCGGCTCCGGCGTGATCGGCGGCATCGGCCTCGGCCTTGGCTATATCTCACCGGTGTCGACCTTGGTGAAATGGTTCCCGGACCGGCGGGGCATGGCGACCGGCATGGCCATCATGGGCTTCGGCGGCGGCGCCATGATAGGATCGCCACTCGCCAGCGTATTAATGGACGGCGGCAGCTTCCTGAAAATCAATCTCACCTATATCGGCGTCGACTACGTACGCGATTTCACTTTTTCTGGCTTGAAGAGCTCGGTGGATGTTGGGGCCTGGCAGACCTTTCTTATCTTGGGCGCGGGGTATTTCGTCTTCATGATGATCGGCGCCTTTCGTTATCGCCTGCCGCCGGCCGGCTGGAAGCCAGATGGCTGGACGCCGCCGAGCGAAAAGAAGACGATGATCTCCGAGCATCACGTCCACCTTAACAACGCGCACAAGACGCCACAGTTCTGGCTGATCTGGTGGGTGCTGTGCCTGAACGTGTCGGCCGGGATTGGCGTGCTGGGAATGGCCTCGCCGATACTCCAGGAAGTTTTCGCAGGTAAGCTGATCGGCCTGCCTGAAGTCGGCTTCAACGCATTGAGCGTGGCGCAAAAGGCGCAGATCGCCGGAATTGCGGCTGGCTTTGCCGGACTGCTGTCGCTGTTCAACATTGGCGGCCGTTTCTTCTGGGCGTCGCTGTCGGACTATATCGGCCGCAAGAACACCTATTATACCTTCTTCATTCTCGGCATCGTGCTCTATGCGCTGGCGCCGACATTTGCGGCGATGGGCTCGAAGCTCCTGTTCGTGCTCGGCTTTGGCATCATCCTGTCGATGTATGGCGGTGGGTTCGCGACCGTGCCGGCCTATCTTGCCGATATGTTCGGAACGCAGTTTGTCGGCGCCATCCATGGCCGGCTGCTGACGGCGTGGTCCACCGCGGGCATCATCGGACCCGTCGTGGTCAACTACATCCGCGAGTTCCAGCTCGCGGCCGGCGTGCCGCGCGACCAGCTCTACAACACCACCATGTACATCCTCTGTGCGATGCTGATCGCGGGCCTGATCTGCAACTATCTGATCAAGCCGGTCGATCCGAAGTGGTACATGAGCGACACCGAGGTGGCGAAGGTCCAGGCCTCGATCGGTGGCGCCAGTGGCGGTCAGTCCGGGTCATTCGGGATCGGCACGGGCGGCTTGGATGGCAAGGCCGCGCTATTCTGGGCGTTTGTCGCCATTCCATTGGCTTGGGGCGTATACAAGACGCTCGAAAGCGCCGTCAGAATTCTCTGATTGTAAAACCCACGCTGCCGCGAGGTGCCCAACGCAGCACCTCGCGGCGCTCGCCTTTCCAGATGATCAAGAATGTGACTCAGGGGGACTTTTATGCTTCGCACCCGAATTGGCCTTGCGGCCGTGTTGCTCGTTGCTGGTCTTCATACCGCGTCCGCGCAGACGGCAACGACACCGGCGGCGCCTGCTGCAACGACCGAAGCCAAGCCTGGCAAGATCAAGCTCACCATGCAGAAGCTGAAGGACATGAAAGCGAAATGGGCAGCCAACAAGCCGAAGCTGAAAGCCTGTCGCGCCGACGTGAAGGCCAAGGGCCTCGCCGGCGATGACCGCTGGTTCTACATCGAAGAGTGCATGAGCAAGACCTGAGATCGGGTTCCGTCTGGCGCACGCGTAAAGGGGCATGGTGGGCGACTGCCTGCCTCCTAAATCATTCTAGAGACGCTCTAAATTGTCTTGCATCTGGCATACCAGAGACTAGAGTTGCGTCGAATTTGGCTTGGTCGGCGGGACGCAGAACCGGTGGTTCCGCTGATCGAATCGGGAAACGAAGGCTGATCGCTTTGGCGATCCGGCCTAAACTCATCACGCATTTGAAGAGAACGCGACGTCTCCATGAGCAGCAACGACGACGTTCACAAGGTCAGAGAATTCGAGCATCCGGGCCAGGGACGGAAGCGCGCCAAGTCCACGCCCAAGGGGCGGCAGGTTGATCCCACCGCCGCGCACGAGATCGAGCAGCTGCTCGGCGACAGGCCGCGGCGGCGCGACCTGTTGATCGAATATCTGCATCTGATCCAGGACAAGAACCGCCAAATCTCGGCCGCGCATCTCGCCGCGCTCGCCGACGAGATGAAGCTCGCGTTCGCCGAGGTGTTCGAGACCGCAACCTTCTACGCGCATTTCGACGTGGTGAAGGAAGGCGAGCCCGATATCGCGCCTCTGACGATCCGCGTCTGCGATTCGCTGACCTGCGCGATGCTGGGCGGAGAGAAGCTGCTCGCCGATTTGCAGGACGCGTCGGGTCCCGGCATCCGCGTGGTGCGTGCGCCCTGTGTCGGTCGCTGCGACACGGCGCCGGCCGCGGAAGTCGGACACAACTTTGTTGACCATGCGACGGTCGCCAGTGTCACGGCGGCGGCGAAGGCTGGCGACACCCACGCGCATCTGCCCGAATATGTCGGCTATGACGCCTATGTCGCCGGCGGCGGGTACAAGCTGCTCAATCGCCTGCGCTCGGGCGAGCTAGCGACGGACGACCTGCTGAAGGCACTCGACGACGCCTCGTTGCGCGGTCTCGGCGGCGCTGGATTCCCCACGGGCCGCAAATGGCGTGCGGTGCTTGGTGAACCAGGCCCGCGGCTGATGGCGATCAACGGCGATGAAGGCGAGCCCGGCACGTTCAAGGATCGCGTCTATCTCGAGAGCGATCCGCACCGCTTCCTCGAGGGCATGCTGATCGGTGCGCACGTGGTGCAGGCCTCGGATACCTACATTTACCTCCGCGACGAATATCCGGCCTCGCGCGAAATCCTCGAACGCGAGATCGCAAAGCTCCCGCCGGGCGGTCCGACGCTGCACATGCGCCGCGGCGCGGGCGCCTATATCTGCGGCGAGGAATCCTCGCTGCTGGAAAGCATCGAGGGCAAGCGCGGCCTGCCCAGGCACAAGCCGCCTTATCCATTCCAGGTCGGCCTGTTCGGGCTGCCGACGTTGATCAACAACATCGAGACCTTGTGGTGGGTGCGTGACATCGTCGAGAAGGGTGCCGACTGGTGGAAGGGCCACGGTCGCCATGAGCGTCACGGCCTGCGCAGTTTCTCGGTCTCGGGCCGCGTCAAGAATCCCGGCATGAAGCTCGCGCCTGCTGGCATCACCGTGCGCGAGCTGATCGAGGAATATTGCGGCGGCATGGCCGACGGCCATCAGTTCTATGCGTACCTGCCGGGTG
This genomic window contains:
- the glp gene encoding gephyrin-like molybdotransferase Glp, giving the protein MAQLSDDCFAFGGPMMSVAEAVGLITTRVNAIVDLETVALIDADGRVLARDIAAPLPLPPFTNSAVDGYAVRNADLPDSAERALPLDGRIQAGGLALAPIKAGRTARIFTGAPMPPDAETVFMQEDVRVDDAGRIVLPPGLKPGANVRPAGEDIPQGHIALRAGQRLLPQHVALAAAFGLVRLDVVRRIRVAVFSTGDELASPGEPRAASQLFDSNRFMLMAMLRRLGCDVSDLGILRDERISLANGLKQVAGTHDLILTTGGVSTGEEDHVKAAVESIGSLVLWRMAIKPGRPVAMGIIEGTPLIGLPGNPVASFVTFVHVVRPTVLALAGSLQAPPLPIPVRAAFTYKKKAGRREYVRASLRRTQDGALEAIKFPREGAGLLSSLVDTDGLIELDEEVTRVEPGQSVGFLSYADLL
- a CDS encoding sulfurtransferase TusA family protein, translating into MTRTTLDLTGLKCPLPALKTRKALKPLQPGDQLEVYCTDPLSVIDIPNLIRETGDTVEITERNDARIVFLIEKANRSIENFNGAPPT
- a CDS encoding OFA family MFS transporter, coding for MSTIESAGTLSGAGAGFLDRERTIATAGFNRWLVPPAALCIHLCIGMAYGFSVFWLPLSRAIGVTAPKACADMSLFQELFTTSCDWKVASMGWMYTLFFVVLGLSAAMWGGWLERVGPRKAGFVAALCWCGGLLLGAIGIYLHQLWIMWLGSGVIGGIGLGLGYISPVSTLVKWFPDRRGMATGMAIMGFGGGAMIGSPLASVLMDGGSFLKINLTYIGVDYVRDFTFSGLKSSVDVGAWQTFLILGAGYFVFMMIGAFRYRLPPAGWKPDGWTPPSEKKTMISEHHVHLNNAHKTPQFWLIWWVLCLNVSAGIGVLGMASPILQEVFAGKLIGLPEVGFNALSVAQKAQIAGIAAGFAGLLSLFNIGGRFFWASLSDYIGRKNTYYTFFILGIVLYALAPTFAAMGSKLLFVLGFGIILSMYGGGFATVPAYLADMFGTQFVGAIHGRLLTAWSTAGIIGPVVVNYIREFQLAAGVPRDQLYNTTMYILCAMLIAGLICNYLIKPVDPKWYMSDTEVAKVQASIGGASGGQSGSFGIGTGGLDGKAALFWAFVAIPLAWGVYKTLESAVRIL
- a CDS encoding NADH-ubiquinone oxidoreductase-F iron-sulfur binding region domain-containing protein — its product is MSSNDDVHKVREFEHPGQGRKRAKSTPKGRQVDPTAAHEIEQLLGDRPRRRDLLIEYLHLIQDKNRQISAAHLAALADEMKLAFAEVFETATFYAHFDVVKEGEPDIAPLTIRVCDSLTCAMLGGEKLLADLQDASGPGIRVVRAPCVGRCDTAPAAEVGHNFVDHATVASVTAAAKAGDTHAHLPEYVGYDAYVAGGGYKLLNRLRSGELATDDLLKALDDASLRGLGGAGFPTGRKWRAVLGEPGPRLMAINGDEGEPGTFKDRVYLESDPHRFLEGMLIGAHVVQASDTYIYLRDEYPASREILEREIAKLPPGGPTLHMRRGAGAYICGEESSLLESIEGKRGLPRHKPPYPFQVGLFGLPTLINNIETLWWVRDIVEKGADWWKGHGRHERHGLRSFSVSGRVKNPGMKLAPAGITVRELIEEYCGGMADGHQFYAYLPGGASGGILPAAMDDIPLDFGTLEKYGCFIGSAAIVILSQKDSVRAAALNLMKFFEDESCGQCTPCRVGTQKAALLMQQPVWNRALLDELSQAMRDASICGLGQAASNPLSTVIKYFPDEFKEAAE